From the Primulina tabacum isolate GXHZ01 chromosome 15, ASM2559414v2, whole genome shotgun sequence genome, one window contains:
- the LOC142527829 gene encoding myb family transcription factor IPN2-like codes for MFHAKKPSSMNPHEHSMCVQGDSGLVLTTDPKPRLRWTVELHERFVDAVTQLGGPDKATPKTIMRVMGVKGLTLYHLKSHLQKFRLGKQPHKEFSDHSMKHASSLELQRNNIASSSGMLARNMNDMQMEVNRRLHEQLEVQRHLQLRIEAQGKYMQAILEKACQTLAGENMVAAASASYNKPNINPEVSVMNFPSLQDLSIYGSSDQLHHQTMERSSSMGSFMRSNSNENFLTRTKSNPCNNTGKSTFIWADDLRPLQELGTAAASCNIDDHQIQIAPLSIERGCEIDSAVGDFYEETLVLSREHEALREKKFDVVKLERPSRRMNPQAISTGGVTHDRNSPFR; via the exons ATGTTCCATGCCAAGAAACCTTCAAGTATGAATCCTCACGAGCACTCCATGTGTGTTCAAGGAGATTCGGGCCTTGTTCTTACTACTGATCCAAAGCCTCGGCTCCGGTGGACTGTGGAACTTCATGAACGATTCGTGGATGCTGTTACTCAACTCGGGGGCCCTGATA AGGCAACGCCAAAGACTATTATGAGAGTTATGGGGGTCAAGGGTTTGACGCTATATCATCTAAAGAGCCATCttcag AAATTCAGGCTTGGAAAACAGCCTCACAAAGAATTTAGTGATCATTCAATGAAGCATG CTTCATCTTTGGAACTCCAACGAAACAACATCGCATCATCATCTGGAATGCTTGCACGTAACATGAATGA CATGCAAATGGAGGTGAACAGAAGGCTCCATGAACAATTAGAG GTGCAAAGACATCTTCAACTGAGAATTGAGGCTCAAGGGAAATACATGCAGGCCATTCTTGAGAAAgcatgtcaaactctggcaggTGAAAACATGGTGGCCGCTGCTTCCGCGAGCTACAACAAGCCCAATATTAACCCTGAGGTTTCCGTCATGAATTTCCCGTCTCTTCAAGATCTCAGCATTTATGGAAGTAGTGATCAACTTCATCATCAAACCATGGAGAGATCATCGTCCATGGGTTCATTCATGCGGAGCAACAGCAACGAAAATTTCTTAACAAGAACGAAGTCAAATCCATGCAACAACACTGGTAAAAGCACTTTTATTTGGGCCGATGATTTGAGGCCGCTTCAGGAATTGGGTACAGCTGCTGCATCATGCAATATTGATGATCACCAAATTCAGATTGCTCCATTGTCGATTGAGAGAGGCTGCGAAATTGATTCAGCGGTAGGGGATTTTTATGAAGAGACGCTCGTTTTGTCCAGAGAACACGAGGCATTGAGGGAGAAGAAGTTCGATGTGGTGAAGCTCGAACGGCCGTCTCGCCGGATGAACCCCCAGGCCATCAGTACCGGCGGAGTGACTCATGATCGGAACTCGCCTTTCCGATGA
- the LOC142527454 gene encoding LOW QUALITY PROTEIN: zinc transporter 1 (The sequence of the model RefSeq protein was modified relative to this genomic sequence to represent the inferred CDS: deleted 1 base in 1 codon): protein MIKLLYHGHKIMIIYSLVFVLILEKVSGDCECGNGTKQGNNSEALKYKLSAVAAVLAAGGFGVSLPLLGKKFAALKPENDVFFMIKAFAAGVILATGFIHILPDAFRSLTSPCLDENPWGKFPFTGFVAMMASIGTLMIDTVATTFYKKVHFSKAKQVSVDEEAAEDDHTGHVHVHTHATHGHAHGAASPSHDTSLSDLIRQRIISQVLELGILVHSVIIGISLGASVSPGTVKPLMAALSFHQFFEGMGLGGCISQAKFKSLKTTVMALFFSLTTPLGIGIGIGISRVYNENSTKALIIEGIFNSASSGILIYLALVDLLAADFLNPKLQSNVRLQLGAHVSLLLGAGCMSFLAKWA from the exons ATGATTAAACTTCTCTATCATGGTCATAAAATTATGATTATATACTCCCTTGTCTTTGTTTTGATCCTCGAAAAAGTTTCTGGAGATTGCGAGTGTGGTAATGGAACTAAGCAAGGCAACAACAGTGAAGCTCTCAAGTACAAATTGTCGGCCGTCGCAGCAGTTCTTGCTGCAGGTGGGTTTGGAGTAAGCCTCCCACTTTTGGGCAAAAAATTTGCAGCTCTGAAACCCGAAAATGACGTATTCTTCATGATCAAGGCCTTCGCCGCTGGCGTAATCTTAGCAACTGGATTTATTCACATCCTTCCTGACGCATTCCGCAGCTTGACATCCCCTTGCCTTGACGAAAATCCATGGGGGAAATTTCCCTTTACCGGATTCGTGGCCATGATGGCTTCTATTGGAACATTGATGATAGATACGGTTGCAACCACCTTTTACAAGAAAGTGCATTTTAGCAAGGCCAAGCAAGTGAGTGTGGATGAAGAAGCTGCAGAGGACGATCACACAGGCCACGTACACGTACATACACATGCTACGCATGGCCACGCTCATGGAGCCGCCAGCCCCTCCCATGACACGAGTCTGTCAGATCTTATCCGGCAGCGGATAATATCTCAA GTTCTCGAGCTGGGAATTTTGGTGCATTCGGTAATAATCGGGATTTCACTGGGGGCATCAGTGAGCCCTGGTACAGTAAAGCCACTAATGGCTGCTCTGTCTTTCCACCAGTTCTTTGAAGGCATGGGTCTTGGTGGATGCATATCTCAG GCCAAATTCAAGTCTTTGAAAACGACGGTTATGGCCCTCTTTTTCTCCCTCACTACTCCACTGGGAATCGGGATCGGGATTGGAATTTCTCGAGTTTACAATGAGAACAGCACCAAGGCTCTCATTATTGAAGGGATTTTTAATTCAGCGTCATCTGGGATCTTGATTTAC CTGGCGCTTGTAGATCTGTTAGCAGCAGATTTTCTGAACCCAAAGTTGCAAAGCAATGTTAGGCTTCAGCTGGGGGCACATGTGTCACTTCTCTTAGGTGCTGGATGTATGTCTTTTCTGGCTAAATGGGCATGA